One genomic window of Phalacrocorax aristotelis chromosome 21, bGulAri2.1, whole genome shotgun sequence includes the following:
- the LMOD1 gene encoding leiomodin-1 isoform X1: MSKVAKYRRQVSEDPDIDSLLSTLSPEEMEELEKELDVVDADGSIHLELSQKNQTENSPPGPQNCDTMLNHCEKETRKLIQREHSIDESRSREKNKGAKNEEEKGKEAPSKDLARKRDTKVGKDSKKEESVQKTDPKIKANTETKTKEEKAINDKVKAMEKKLMGKDKKEEEKGSMLKKDMGKDKKEEEKGSGLKKDAGKDKKEEEKGSALKKDAGKDKKEEEKGSALKKDAGKDKKEEEKGSALKKDAGKDKKEEEKGSVLKKDTGKDKKEEEKGTAAKKDAGKDKKEEEKGSVLKKGTGKEKKEEEKSSGSKKEAEKDTKGEDKKEKDKKEEEKTSALKKSKADDKEKSQPAAEKAAEEKQEAKAAAESSPSKPTTGSSPDQAKDDEASSIFDELIEKVKNNDAEVTEVNVNNSDCINNETLVRFTEALEFNTVVKLFALANTRADDHVAFAIAIMLKSNKVLTSINLDSNHITGKGILAIFRALLQNNTLTELRFHNQRHICGGKTEMEIAKLLKENTTLLKLGYHFELAGPRMTVTNLLSRNMDKQRQKRLQEQKLAQERGEKKDLLDVPKTGSLPKGSPKPSPQPSPKASPKSSPKKGGVPAAPPPPPPPLAPPLINENLRNSLSPATQRKLGDRVLPIQEKNSRDQLLAAIRSSNLKQLKKVEVPKLLQ, encoded by the exons ATGTCCAAAGTGGCCAAATATCGGCGACAAGTTAGTGAAGATCCAGATATTGACAGTTTGTTGTCTACTCTGTCTCCAGAGGAGATGGAAGAGCTGGAAAAGGAGCTGGATGTGGTGGATGCAGATGGAAGCATCCACCTGGAGCTCAGtcagaaaaaccaaacagaaaattccCCGCCCGGCCCGCAAAACTGCGACACAATGCTCAATCACTGCGAAAAGGAGACCAGGAAACTTATTCAGAGGGAACACTCGATCGAC GAAAGCAGATCAAGGGAGAAGAATAAGGGAGCTaagaatgaagaagaaaagggaaaggaagctCCTTCCAAAGACCTGGCTCGGAAACGAGATACAAAAGTGGGGAAAGActctaaaaaggaagaaagcgTTCAGAAAACAGACCCAAAAATTAAAGCTAACACTGAGACCAAGACCAAAGAGGAGAAGGCTATCAACGACAAAGTCAAAGCCATGGAGAAGAAGCTGATGGGGAAGgacaaaaaggaggaagagaagggctCAATGTTGAAGAAGGACATGGGGAAGgataaaaaggaggaagaaaagggctCAGGATTAAagaaggatgcagggaaggataaaaaggaggaagaaaagggctCAGCATTAAagaaggatgcagggaaggataaaaaggaggaagaaaagggctCAGCATTAAagaaggatgcagggaaggataaaaaggaggaagaaaagggctCAGCATTAAagaaggatgcagggaaggataaaaaggaggaagaaaagggctCAGTGTTAAAAAAGGACACAGGGAAggataaaaaggaagaagagaagggcacagcagcaaagaaggatgcagggaaggacaaaaaggaagaagaaaagggttCTGTATTGAAGAAGggcacaggaaaggagaaaaaggaggaagagaagagttCAGGGTcaaagaaagaggcagaaaaagacaCAAAGGGAgaagataagaaagaaaaagataaaaaagaagaggaaaagacttcagctttaaaaaaatcaaaggcagaTGACAAGGAGAAATCCCAGCCAGCGGCAGAAAAGGCAGCGGAGGAGAAACAGGAGGCCAAGGCAGCGGCCGAGAGCAGCCCCTCCAAGCCCACCACCGGCAGCTCCCCAGATCAGGCCAAGGATGACGAAGCCTCCAGCATTTTCGATGAGCTCATTGAGAAGGTGAAGAACAACGATGCGGAGGTCACTGAAGTGAACGTGAACAACTCGGACTGCATCAACAATGAGACCCTGGTGCGCTTCACTGAGGCCCTGGAGTTCAACACCGTGGTCAAGCTGTTCGCCTTGGCCAACACCCGTGCCGATGACCACGTGGCCTTCGCCATCGCCATCATGCTGAAGTCCAACAAGGTGTTGACGAGCATCAACCTGGACTCCAACCACATCACGGGCAAAGGCATCCTGGCCATTTTCCGGGCACTGCTGCAGAACAACACACTGACGGAGCTGCGTTTCCACAACCAGCGGCACATCTGCGGGGGGAAGACAGAGATGGAGATCGCCAAGCTTCTGAAGGAAAACACCACGCTTCTGAAGCTGGGCTACCACTTCGAGCTGGCTGGACCACGCATGACAGTCACCAACCTGCTGAGCCGGAACATGGACAAACAGAGGCAGAAACGCCTTCAGGAGCAGAAACTGGCACAGGAGCGTGGGGAGAAGAAAGATCTCCTGGATGTGCCCAAAACCGGATCCTTGCCGAAGGGATCCCCAAAGCCATCCCCACAGCCGTCCCCCAAGGCTTCCCCCAAAAGCTCTCCCAAGAAAGGGGGGGTGCCTGCTGCGCCGCCCCCACCTCCACCTCCGCTCGCCCCACCACTGATCAACGAGAACCTGAGGAACTCACTCTCGCCGGCCACGCAAAGGAAATTGGGAGACCGGGTCCTGCCGATCCAGGAGAAGAACTCGCGGGACCAGCTCCTGGCAGCCATCCGCTCCAGCAACCTCAAACAGCTCAAGAAG GTGGAGGTGCCGAAGCTGCTGCAGTAG
- the LMOD1 gene encoding leiomodin-1 isoform X2, producing MESHEQGVSPQQPMESRSREKNKGAKNEEEKGKEAPSKDLARKRDTKVGKDSKKEESVQKTDPKIKANTETKTKEEKAINDKVKAMEKKLMGKDKKEEEKGSMLKKDMGKDKKEEEKGSGLKKDAGKDKKEEEKGSALKKDAGKDKKEEEKGSALKKDAGKDKKEEEKGSALKKDAGKDKKEEEKGSVLKKDTGKDKKEEEKGTAAKKDAGKDKKEEEKGSVLKKGTGKEKKEEEKSSGSKKEAEKDTKGEDKKEKDKKEEEKTSALKKSKADDKEKSQPAAEKAAEEKQEAKAAAESSPSKPTTGSSPDQAKDDEASSIFDELIEKVKNNDAEVTEVNVNNSDCINNETLVRFTEALEFNTVVKLFALANTRADDHVAFAIAIMLKSNKVLTSINLDSNHITGKGILAIFRALLQNNTLTELRFHNQRHICGGKTEMEIAKLLKENTTLLKLGYHFELAGPRMTVTNLLSRNMDKQRQKRLQEQKLAQERGEKKDLLDVPKTGSLPKGSPKPSPQPSPKASPKSSPKKGGVPAAPPPPPPPLAPPLINENLRNSLSPATQRKLGDRVLPIQEKNSRDQLLAAIRSSNLKQLKKVEVPKLLQ from the exons ATGGAGAGCCACGAGCAGGGAGTCTCACCGCAGCAGCCCATG GAAAGCAGATCAAGGGAGAAGAATAAGGGAGCTaagaatgaagaagaaaagggaaaggaagctCCTTCCAAAGACCTGGCTCGGAAACGAGATACAAAAGTGGGGAAAGActctaaaaaggaagaaagcgTTCAGAAAACAGACCCAAAAATTAAAGCTAACACTGAGACCAAGACCAAAGAGGAGAAGGCTATCAACGACAAAGTCAAAGCCATGGAGAAGAAGCTGATGGGGAAGgacaaaaaggaggaagagaagggctCAATGTTGAAGAAGGACATGGGGAAGgataaaaaggaggaagaaaagggctCAGGATTAAagaaggatgcagggaaggataaaaaggaggaagaaaagggctCAGCATTAAagaaggatgcagggaaggataaaaaggaggaagaaaagggctCAGCATTAAagaaggatgcagggaaggataaaaaggaggaagaaaagggctCAGCATTAAagaaggatgcagggaaggataaaaaggaggaagaaaagggctCAGTGTTAAAAAAGGACACAGGGAAggataaaaaggaagaagagaagggcacagcagcaaagaaggatgcagggaaggacaaaaaggaagaagaaaagggttCTGTATTGAAGAAGggcacaggaaaggagaaaaaggaggaagagaagagttCAGGGTcaaagaaagaggcagaaaaagacaCAAAGGGAgaagataagaaagaaaaagataaaaaagaagaggaaaagacttcagctttaaaaaaatcaaaggcagaTGACAAGGAGAAATCCCAGCCAGCGGCAGAAAAGGCAGCGGAGGAGAAACAGGAGGCCAAGGCAGCGGCCGAGAGCAGCCCCTCCAAGCCCACCACCGGCAGCTCCCCAGATCAGGCCAAGGATGACGAAGCCTCCAGCATTTTCGATGAGCTCATTGAGAAGGTGAAGAACAACGATGCGGAGGTCACTGAAGTGAACGTGAACAACTCGGACTGCATCAACAATGAGACCCTGGTGCGCTTCACTGAGGCCCTGGAGTTCAACACCGTGGTCAAGCTGTTCGCCTTGGCCAACACCCGTGCCGATGACCACGTGGCCTTCGCCATCGCCATCATGCTGAAGTCCAACAAGGTGTTGACGAGCATCAACCTGGACTCCAACCACATCACGGGCAAAGGCATCCTGGCCATTTTCCGGGCACTGCTGCAGAACAACACACTGACGGAGCTGCGTTTCCACAACCAGCGGCACATCTGCGGGGGGAAGACAGAGATGGAGATCGCCAAGCTTCTGAAGGAAAACACCACGCTTCTGAAGCTGGGCTACCACTTCGAGCTGGCTGGACCACGCATGACAGTCACCAACCTGCTGAGCCGGAACATGGACAAACAGAGGCAGAAACGCCTTCAGGAGCAGAAACTGGCACAGGAGCGTGGGGAGAAGAAAGATCTCCTGGATGTGCCCAAAACCGGATCCTTGCCGAAGGGATCCCCAAAGCCATCCCCACAGCCGTCCCCCAAGGCTTCCCCCAAAAGCTCTCCCAAGAAAGGGGGGGTGCCTGCTGCGCCGCCCCCACCTCCACCTCCGCTCGCCCCACCACTGATCAACGAGAACCTGAGGAACTCACTCTCGCCGGCCACGCAAAGGAAATTGGGAGACCGGGTCCTGCCGATCCAGGAGAAGAACTCGCGGGACCAGCTCCTGGCAGCCATCCGCTCCAGCAACCTCAAACAGCTCAAGAAG GTGGAGGTGCCGAAGCTGCTGCAGTAG